Within the Phaseolus vulgaris cultivar G19833 chromosome 9, P. vulgaris v2.0, whole genome shotgun sequence genome, the region ACTGCACTTGTAATACCCCCTGAAAAACCAAACCAAATCAACGTCAGTTAACAAACATTTGACTAAAGTCAACACCAAATCACGCATCGTCACTCACCTCGGGTACGGTGATCCCTTGATCGGCTTCTGCCCGTACTTCCTCCACGAGTGCTCGTCCGACGGAATATCGGCGATCTTCGCACTAATCGCCGGCACTCTCACCGTCTTCTTCACCCGGTTTTTCCTGAACgcaaacaaaaaatattcaGGTCGACATTCAAAGGTAACAATAATGATAAAGGTGGTTAACGTGAGAAAGTGGGGACTGGTAAGTTCTATTTTGTTGTCTTTATTGTGAGACATAAAGtcagagaaaaaaaagtgtttgGTGTCAGCGTCACGCGTGCCTTGTGACTGTGTCCATTGAATGCCTTTAACTGCACTACTACCCAAATCGTTGACTCTGGAACGCAGACTCGGGCAAGTCAATTGCTAATTATTACAAGGTGCGATGCGGGTGTACCTTTTCTTAATGCAGTGGCACTTGGTGGAGCCGGAGAGTTTACCGGAGACGTTGTCGGAGTGGTCGCGGCACCTCTTCTTGAGGAGAGGTGGTTTTCCGGAGGAAGagggcggcggaggcggggcgaGGAAGAGAGAGGAGGCTTGGTTGCCGTTGGAGACGCTGCCGTCGGCGGTGAGGGCGGAGGAGATGAAGGAGGAGTTGGAGGAGACGCTGAAGGTTTCCTTGGAGAATTCGAGATCCGTGGACTTGGCGTCGGTGGAGGCGAAGATGTTAGGTTTGGTGAAATCGAGAGTGAGAGTGTGCGAGGGAGGTTGGTGGAGGGGAACCGGGTTAGCCGGCGGAATGGGGTGGGTGTTTGAAGGGAGAGGTGCGCGGCGGAAACGGGCGTGGCCGGTTCTGTTGAGCAAGGAGATGAGTTTTTTGAAGTTTGAAACGGTTGCGTGGGTGAGGTGAGTGTTGAGATTGGAGGGTTGGTGGGAGAGGAGATGGATGAAGTTTTCCATTCCCTTCAGGCCCAACGTCGCTGCTTCTTCAATTGCCTTCTGTTCCTCCATTTTCGGCAAGCTCATCAACTCCACTGCCATTTTCGCTTTCTCTTCTCTCACTCACAATGCCATGCAAACGGAAGACCAAGAGAACAAGCTTTCGGAGACTTTAAAGAGGAAAACCAAGATATAATGGAGACAACCTTAAGTCACAAATTATAAATCtacaatatatattttctttactGTCATTTGTGGAAGTGAGGAATCTTTGAATATTCAATCCACCAAGGAGGTAAATGTCAACTCACACATTCTTTCACAAAGGAGGTTTAAAaagcaatttattttttttactgctGGACTCTATCACAGCCTAAACAATGACGAGGAGGTCATATGACGACACGTGGTCGATCGATCCTTAACGTTGTATCAATGATTGACCAAGCCAACAAAATTAGTTTATGGTTAAGGGTTGCTTAGCGTAACCCTAAACACAAACCAATTCTCTAATTCGACCCATCAATGAAAGCTCATtaaagtaatataaataacatgCATTTTAAGGAGAAATGCACGTCATTATCTATAGTACTCTGACACTCGAGTGCTAACACCCCGACTGACTTGAGTGTTACAGTGTCTTCTGCAGATACTATCCTCGCTTTTGGAGTCAGACGACCGAAAGGAGAAAGGTGCAACAGAGAGCTTGGAACATCGTAAACCGACCGAAGGTGGAAGCAGGAGCAATCGTTCTCTAACTCGTTCGagaactttttttatatatttctataaTATGAACTATCTCTAGTtataaagttattaaatatCAAATGGATCAATTATGTTTCCTATATCTTAATTATACGATTATGAatgtttattaatatttaattttcttaaaaaaaaggCTTCTGTCTAATTAAAACATATATTCTATAACAGtacaatttatttctttttccttcttttctaTCACTTAAACTTGACTTTTCCATAGAATCAAGCAGTAGATACAActtctctctatatatatgaCTAATTAGAtgagtattttaaaataaattatatagatTCTTCTGACTAAGTAAGCGTAAATgtatacatataataatataaataggtGATAGAGGTCCAAGAGAACTTGTACACAACCACTGTAATGTATTAATTTAACACATGaggaaaaataataagaaaggTGAAAACATGGCACCCTTTATTCCTTCATCTACGTggttgaaaggaaaaaaaaatgtatcatgAACAAAGTTGTTAGAAGACAGGATAAGAatgttttgaattaaaaaatttgcTGTAAGACTGATCTTTTGTTCTCATATGGAAAATCAGAATAAgaataatttgaaattatagAACCCGAATATCTAGGTTGATCAAATACAGAACTGCTTTAACAAGTTGtacaaatagtaaaaaaaataatgaatagtTTATATACAGTggtttattaaataatatgtaatcatataaaaaagaaattttcCGTGGccaaataatttcttaataGATGCTTTGGATAAAAACCAATAAAGAACAGCCAGCCAAAAAAGAACGTGTACATACATGACCCAAACCCTATACTCAAAATCACAGACATATCTGGCACTGAATAAACATATCAGTTTTGGGTGCAAGCCCTAAACAtttagaaaaatttataaaaacagaataattagaaaaaatgttaattctaaattaatttaatgagtatatcatattattatattaatatgaggttaattacaatatttataTGGATCCATGTGCATGTGTTGAATCTAATATAAATCTACAAATATATTTACTTGATATATATgttatacttatttatattttcaaccAACTAAGAGACTAAATTAAACATAAGAGCACATTTCACATTTTTGACCATATCTTCTTGACTCATATAAgaataatattttgataaatatattattaagttATGATATATTTCACGTGaattatatttgaaattaaattaattaaaatttatagttGTGTTTGTTGACTTTTATGATCATAATATTAAAATCCATAATCGTATTGTAGATATGTAGTAATaataaactattaaaaataaGGATATGTGATATTAGAATAGACAATCATATTGTAGgtatatagtaataataaattgatttaaaaaaatatatttatttcaaagATACTTGctttaacttttaaataaattgatttattattattattgcatATACACTCTACTTTTTAAGGATAGAAGATGACTCACTGAAGTAAGCAACTAACTGATAAAAAATTACGTTGAATTTGATTGATATGTCAATCCgaaaagtaaattattttatttttttataaaatttacttaaatataaaaatttagttagtaaatataaaatatataaataatttaatccGCGTTTCATttcaatattaaattttatcagtattatttttttaaaataaactaaaaaacatgtatttttttttttaaatagtgaagtcttaaaaaaatatatattagtagaaactttaaacataattttttaatagtggACTGTGAGATTAGCATCTTTTAGATAGAAAAGAAATCTTGCAAATCTCTCTAATAAGCCCTTATGATCTGTATCTCACAAAGTacattttagtattttaataGTGCCActtattttaaatctaaatagTCCACTGTCATTAATTGCTATCAAATACGCCACGCATTAGAGATTCCTCAATTAAAaaagtgttttcttttttataattttcattaaCAAAGTAAACAGATCTTTTATATATtgaaattgttaaaaatatgataatttaTTCGTTGGTTATACATAATACGAACGAAGAAAGCttaaaagatggggcttactaatatCTAACTGtaatgtgattctgctttgatttgtgctgcgtttactgctagaaCAAATATTCCTTGGATGTTTCGTAATAGATGAAATGCTTATCTTAATTACTGTGAGAAAATTAAGTTTacagttactcatatttttcgtaaaGGAAAtacgtgtgctgataagttggctaatttatgattttttcatagagaatcttttctttggtataataggcttctacctcttcttagaattctttatgaatatgtatagtctacctatgtatcgtttttgttaacatatgggttttggtctagtcctcccgtatttttgtatttatttaataatacttttttcatatgatggtaaatgattgttgttacttgaagtgtcagcctaactgaaatctcaagttgcatagtgatacctaacatgaaagcttttatttttaaaaaaaaaaactatgcttttctcacacaattttttttttccaactcCAAATTCTTCTAAACActtataataactaaaattacggaataataaaatattacattatgATATGAGTAATCGTTTATAATATCATTGACTCTGAAAAAATcatttgttatataaaaaatattttaataattttttattacaagtattcatctaaacaaatttaaaatttaaattaggaacagaaaataaaaaaaaatatttaattatttatttatatatagtttgATACGTTATTCAATCAATTCACGACGCTAAAATACATGGTAGAAGGATATGTTGGAGGATTTGATTCCTTGTTCCATATAATCTTGCTAATAAAACAATTGTGATATTCTATGTAGTGTTGGATAGGACCCTTATTTTTAAtgccatttttttatatatccgATGTTTTCAACCTTGTTAAAATCCTTATCAGAATCTCAAGCACAAAGTCTaactcaatattttttatttatatattttactaaTCAATAGAGCATCCCATTGTGCAAGTCTTTTTCCACCGtcaacataaaaataatattttgatctAAATCACTCTTAAATAGTGTTCTAATCtttcaagttttattttaagttCTGATAATAGGTTAATAGTAACGgtttgttttaagttttttttttttttgcaattctATTTATATGgagtttatttttcttttttcttaccaataaaaaatcaatatgaTGAGTTTTAATATTAGATTATTTGactataataacaaataaatttattgctttaattcagattcatataattggatcttaactattttttgtgttaattttgtgttttctaGATTAGTTTGAAGGAAATGTCTACCTTCACAAATGagtcaaatatgcaaaagttcaAGTTGTTTCTCTCGATCAAAACAAAACCAAATTCTGAAGAGAAAATAATATCTACAATATTTCAAAAAGCAGAATTGAAAGCAAATATTCtgcaaaatataataattatggaAAGTTGGAAACTGAAAACTATTAACAAAATCTAAAatagaatattttaatattttttcaagatCCTCGGAGCAGGAAAATCTATATAAAAAAGACATAAGCTTCAAGGAGAAAGGGAGAGTTTCacaatttcttttcttctttgtaattcttttgttttatcTCTGCATGGAAGACTAAACCTTtatggttgattcctttgtaaatTTCCCATTAAGTTCTAAGattttgatcaataaaagtttccTTTTTTAAGTCTATATAACAgttgttttaatattctaatcatTCGGAAAAcaggtttttgtgagaggtcatacttgaacgcatgattacGAGTCtttcttatcttaaactttgatttgttagtttgttagttattttgcattgttctaattaatttctttggCACATGATCCAAGAGAGAGGAAATAAACATTCTCATGCAGTATATGCATGAAACAAAGTGGGTACTAATTAAACCAATAAACACGtgttttactggtgagtttcaatTGAATCAGATTTATGCATGTTCaaggtttagctctgttggaggattgaaaaGGGATTAATTTTTAAAGAACCTGTGAAGATTTCAATGGTCGAAGAACTTGGGATTAAccactttttattttctattttaatcacttttatattttttgcacaactatctcaaccccttttatttttattgttattgctaacttttcttgcttgtagatagattatactatcatctttcTAACGCACCACAAGTCTACGctggaataaaaaaaacatgtattgTGATAGTTCTCGTTTTGCtgttaaattaaaatgatttcagGGTAGACCTGTCTTGcgctagagagatgatagtataattgtggttaGATGACTctaagtcgtctcccaacgaatccaatagtaaaattagCAAATCAATGTTTAGAATCTATCTGTAAGCAAGAAAAGTTAGCAATactaataaagataaaaagagaTTGAGAtagttgttaaaaaaaaattaaagatattaaaatagcaaataaaaatctgttgatcccaagttcttccaccattaaATTCTTCAcgggttctctaaagattaatcccttctcaatcctccaacagagctaaaccagattgaacatgcgttAGTCTGATTCAACAGAAACTCACCaataaagcatgcgtctactggtttaatcagtTCCCCTTTGTTCTATGCATATATTCTATGGGAATTCTTATTTCccctctcttgaatcatgcgcccaaaaaattaattagatcAATGCGAACTAAACTAAGAAAccgataaggaagactctcaatcatgcgttcaagtacaatctctcacaaaaaccaattttttaggagattagaatattaaaataactactatagagaattaaaaaaacaaatgatttATCGATCAAAACCTCGAAAATGGGGAAATACAAAAGAaacaaccaaaaaggtttagtcTTCCATTCGGAAgcaaaacaaaaaagttacaaagaagaaagaaaacaaagaaaaccctatgaagctccccctttctccttgatgctcgtgtcctttatagttttttttttgctcCAAGGATTTTGGGAAATATTGTAGTTTAGATTTTGTTATCAGTTTCtaactttccataattcttgtattttgcaaaaAGATTTGTTTCCAATTctatttctgagatattgttgtttttatttctctttcttttcctcAAATCTtcttgttttctgttttgattcaaagaaacaacttggacttttgcatatttggctcattcacaaaggtaaatattttcttctactatttactctaaaaacacaaagttaacaaaaataatagttaaggcccaaacaaacccaattatatgaatattaattaaaacaataaatttatttattattatagttcaataatctataattaaagcgattgagtgtgaataaatatgtGTTCATCATCATTGATACAAAGAAAACTAAGTATCGTATATTTTACGTACTTAGTTATAATGTACtttctaaaatatctctaataTAGTTTTTCCTTGTCTGTTAATCCTGAGCTAGGACTTATGATAATGTTATGAAGAATCCTGAATTGCGCGAAGCTATGGAAAAAGAAGTTGGGATGGTTGAATGAAATAACAATTGGATCATCAATGACGTACATCATAACGAGAAACTCATTTAATGTAAatgagtttaaaaaataaaatataaagttgaTGGAACTTTGGAACATTACAAAGTTCACCTTGTTCCAAAGGATTACTACCAACTTGAGATGTTACCGAAGGTTACCATtctcaaaaactcttttcattACTGCTGCAACACATAATTGGTTTTTGAAACAATTGAATTTTGATAATGCTTTCCTCCACAAAGACTTATACATGATAATACCTCATAGAATAAAAACTTACAAAGAAAACCAAGTTTGCAAATTGAAAAAAGTCTTTTTATGAATTAGAGTAATCCAGTAGACAATGGTTCACTAAGTTATCTTCTTCCTTGTAGAGTATCAGTTCATTTAGTCTAGTGTTGAACATTCTCTTTTGTATATCTTGATCACATTATTGTTGTAAGAAACTCTTCTCATGACAATCAAAAGGTCATTGTATATCTTGATCTAATGTTTAAAGTTAAGGATATGAGATaattgaactattttctaggtcTTGAAATGGCTAGATCTCAAGAAGGAATTCATATATGTCAAACAAAGTGTGTTTTTGGCATTTTTACTAATACTGGTTTGTTGGCTGCCAAACCCATGTTACTTTCATGATCATAGACACAATTTCTTTGATAGTGAAGTTGATCCTATGATGTTATCTCTTATCAAATTATTGGAAAAGTTTTATATCTATATTATATCAATTATATGCTGTTGAATTCCTCAGCCAATTCTCGAAGGTGCCTACTGTTCACAATTATAAAGCGGATTCTCAGATAAATCAATAATACAAGGTTTATTCTTCTCAAAGGATTCTATTTTACAACTCAAAGGTTTCACTAATTTAGATTGAGCTGCATGTCAAACCACACATCATTCTACAACTGGTTTGCATGTTCTTAGGTTCGTCTCTCATaagttgaaaataaaaaatacctaCAGTTTTCATATTATTCTATGAAGCAAAGTACCATGCCTTAGTTGCTGCAACTTCTGAGATTTAATGACTCACATATCTATTAAAGGATCTCAAATTGCACATCACAAAATCTCTTGAACTAAAGTTTTTTATAGATATTGTAAACAATCTTGTTATCATGAATATCCATGATCCAACTTGAGAGTCTCTCGAGTTTTCTTTCTGCATTTTCTGTTTCTGACAACAGGTTAACAGTAGCCAACTGCTGCCTTTAGTGTGTCTCtagctttttttcttttttcctatttttatgcatctctatttatataaaatttgtttttctctttttgtacgTATGAAAAATCAGTTCATGttttcatatataaaatattatgtgcGTTCATAGTGGACTCCACAGTTATGAGAAGTGTGTTTCTCAATTAAAGATATTGCAACATGTTTGGttctgcttttttttttcaccatGCAATAAATAACAAAGGAACACAATCTGTTTCTGTTGAGCACCAAAGAAATAATTATTCGACTTTCTGCAATTTGCAAGTTGTAACTCCATAACAAAGATTCCCACGTCCAttcttttaaaatcaattttgtgaACACTTGCGTGAATACAACTTTTAGGTTAAACAAATGGAAGTTGGTAACAGTAGTTAAATTATATGTTTATCATTACTCATGTCTTGAATAGACTCTCAAAGGGCCTTCCTATGA harbors:
- the LOC137820551 gene encoding probable WRKY transcription factor 17, with the translated sequence MAVELMSLPKMEEQKAIEEAATLGLKGMENFIHLLSHQPSNLNTHLTHATVSNFKKLISLLNRTGHARFRRAPLPSNTHPIPPANPVPLHQPPSHTLTLDFTKPNIFASTDAKSTDLEFSKETFSVSSNSSFISSALTADGSVSNGNQASSLFLAPPPPPSSSGKPPLLKKRCRDHSDNVSGKLSGSTKCHCIKKRKNRVKKTVRVPAISAKIADIPSDEHSWRKYGQKPIKGSPYPRGYYKCSTVRGCPARKHVERASDDPTMLIVTYEGEHRHSFQTAMQDNISGAMGLVFQSK